ATGATTGCAGTAGCAAAAGTAATTTCAGATGCAAAACCATTCAATGATGAATATGCAGCTTTATTGGGCGATGAAGAAGAAGAATGGATTTACAGGGAAATTGAGCCGCTATATTTTCCAGTTGATAGTAATATTTCAGGCTTAAAATCTTTTCGTTCCCAAACAATGCCAAGCGGCAATTCAACCTTTTGGGAAATTAAGCCTGGAGATCTTGATTATTTAAATGAGAACCTCTTCATTCCAAAGATGAATCTAGAGTTTCTAAAAAGCAAAGATGAAACATCTGAAAGTAATGGTGATGAGAGAGATGATCAAAATTTTAAAATTATGTTCTTAAATACTATTTTATTTGGTCCCCCAGGGACAGGCAAAACATTTCATAGTGTAAGCCATTCGGTAGCAATAGTAGAAAATAAGGGCATTGATTCCATACTAGCAGAAGATAGAGAAGAAGTTAAACGACGGTTCGACCTTTATACGAAAGATGGACAAATTGTTTTTTGTACTTTCCATCAAAGTATGAATTATGAAGACTTTATTGAGGGCATAAAACCTATTGAACCTACATCGGAGGGTGAGCAATTATACTATGCTGTTGAAGATGGCATATTTAAAAAAATATGTACAGAAGCCTCATTTTCTTATGTAAGGAAAACTGCCAATGCCGAAACAGAAAAAGTACTCGACTTTTCTGCCGAATATGATAACTTTTTAGATTCGATCAATGAGCAATTTTCAAAAGGTAAAAAAATTGAATTGCCAACAAGAAGCGGAGGTAAGTTAACTGTCGAAGGCGTTTCTGATAGAAATAATATTTGGGTAAGACACATTGACGGCAATAGACCCTATACAGTTTCAAAACGGAGGTTGGCCAAACTTTCGCAGGCCTTTCCTGCTTTAAATGATGTCACGAATATAAACAAACAATTCAGAACAGAAATTGGAGGTAGTAATTCATCCGCGTATTGGAGCATTCTCAATGCAATCAGAAAGCGGTCATCTGATTTGAACGATAAAAGTAATAATACTATTGTAGGAAAGGAATATTCGTACGAAGACAAAAAGGAAATTATTGAATCCTTAACAGCCGAGAATTATAATGTTGAAAACCAAAAGAGATTCGTCCTTATAATTGATGAGATTAATAGAGGGAATGTATCGAATATATTTGGCGAGTTGATTACCTTAATTGAGGATGACAAACGACTAGGAAAAGATGAAGCTTTAAAAGCAAAGCTGCCTTATTCAAAAGATAGCTTTGGAGTTCCACCGAATATATACATCATTGGCACAATGAATACCGCTGATAGAAGTATAGAAGCTTTAGATACTGCCTTGAGAAGACGATTTTCTTTTGTGCCTAAGATGCCTGAAGAAAGCACGCTTGGTTTAACAACCGATGGTATTGATCTTTCAAAGATACTCCAAACAATTAATACACGGTTACGAGTTCTTAAGGATAATGATCACACAATTGGCCACGCCTGGTTTTGGAATGTTACTGACATAAAAGGCTTAAAAAAGATATATGATAATAAAATCTTGCCTTTGTTGCAGGAATATTTCTATAATGATTATGAAAAATTAGGCCTTGTATTGGGGGATGCTTTTTTTAAAAAGCAGATGCAAATTAACAGCAACATTTTTGCCTCATTTTCCGGAGGCAATAGCCTGGCAGGGCAATACGATCAATCCTGGCAATTTGAATTAAAGTCTGGTGTAGAATTGTCTATTGCTGACTTTAAATCACTGGAAATACAAATCAACACGTTGCTTTTTGATGAAGATGAATAAGCCTATACAAGTTTTTGAACATAAGCAGCTACTCATTGGTGAGCATGGTTTTACCAGGGGGCATTGGGAAGCGATGGGATGGTATAATGAAACCCACGGCAGCTGCTTTTTTACGTTAACACCCAAGGGCGTAAGATTCAATCAATATGTAGGGGTAATTCAGGTTGGAAATATTACCATTGAGATTTTACCTAAAATTAGTCAGGCAGTAGAAAAAGGAGAAAAAGCAATCTGGCAGAAGGTTTTGATTGATATGTTGCAAGAATGCCGATGGATGCAAGTATATGCACATGAGAAAGCTTCACTGCGGTTCAAGCCGAATAGCATTTTAGAAGCATATCTTGAAATGTTTGTTCAGGGGTGCGAAGAAATAATGAAAATGGGGCTTGTAAAAAAATATAGACGTATTGAAAAAAATTGTACTGCATTGAAAGGTAAGCTGCTTTTTAATAGTCAGATTCAGCAAAACCTCGTACATAAAGAACGGTTCTACACTCGGCATCAAATTTTCGATAAAGAAAACATATTCAACCAGCTATTACTTAAAGCTTTAAAGCTTGTTCCTATTATTAGTAATAGTTCGTTTTTGAAAGACCGGGTATACAATTTATTACTGTCTTTTCCCGAATTGGAAGATATCAAGGTATTGCCATCAACTTTTGATAAACTGGTCTTTAGTAGGAAAACGGATTATTACAAAGGAACCATAGAAATTGCCGCGATGCTTTTATTGAATTACAGACCAGATATTAATACGGGGCAAAATTTTGTATTGGCAATTTTGTTTGATATGAATGATTTATGGGAAGAGTATATCTACAGGCAGTTGTTTAAGAACAAGCCCGCCGGTTGGGTGATCAAGTCGCAAAATTCTAAGGGATTCTGGCAGTTGAAAAAGAGTAATAGTGTAAAAACTATTAGGCCAGATATAATAATTCATAACACCACTAATGATTTCAAAGTCGTATTAGATACTAAATGGAAATTACCTGATAATAACATTCCTGCAGATGCCGATCTAAAGCAGATGTTTGTTTATAATGAATATTGGCAAGGGAAAAAGGCATTTCTTGTATATCCGAGTGCATTATATACGAATGAACCCATTTATTATGAAGGAACATATATGAAAAAATTGAAGAGATTGCCAACGCATGACTGTGGAGTAATGAAAATTGCTGTTCTAGATAAAACAAATCAGAAGTTAGATATGACTATTGGCAGGCGAATAAATATGTTCTTGAAAAAGGAAATTTTAAAATGAAGTTAAGTATTTGCGATAAGGTTGTAGCTGCTTTACATCAGGCCAGGCAACATAATAGCAATATTATGGTAATGCCAGAAGTTATACTTTGGCCTGATCCTGAAATGTTGTGGTCATCGATTATACCTGAATTACAAAAGACTTTTCCCGCCTTATTAATATATGGCTCCTACAATAGTTCAAAAAAGCAAGGACCTGCAATTTGGCTTAAATGTATGATTACCCAGTCCTTGCCCGAAGCAGATTGGGCTAGTTCGGAAACTCCTATTATTTATTTACCAGGCATTTCAAAAAACGATCTAAAAAACATACAAAATGCAGGTTTGGATTTTCAACCCATAATGGAGTATCAATATACCGGAACTGTATTTACACAAGAGAATGGCAGAGAATGGACGATACTTGCATTTTTGCAGAATCCTATAAGTGGCTTAGGCATTAAAGTAGGGCAGGACGCGGCCACAAAGGAAGCATTGAAAAAGGCATTGCCATCTATTTTTCAGGACCGTGACGTATTGCATGGAAGAACCATCGTTGACGCCGAATATTTAAATAATCAGCTGTTTCCTGATATTATTCCATCCATTTTGAAATGGATTTGTAAAGGCGAAATCACCTTATCTAAAATGGATGTGGGAAAGAAAGAGATTTTTTATAATCTCTGTAAATCGCAATATGATTTTGAACCGGATCATAAAAATATAAAGGCAATAGTTGAAAAACTGGGGGTACAAAGAAATGCTTGGAAATATGTGTGGCAGCATTATACCCATGCACCTAAAAAGTACCCGGAAATACCAGATTTATTAAGGCTGGCAAAGCCGCCAGATTTAGGCAGTGGCATGTTTGCATTTCCTGATGAAAGCTGGCCGCAGGTTAATGAAGCAAGAGAAGAAGAGCTAAATAAAGCTTTGCTTGCAATTGCAAAATTGCAACCCCAGGAGACAGTAAATAAATTACGGGTTCTAGAAACGCAACATGGACTGAGAAGAAGCTGGGTTTGGGCGGAATTGG
This window of the Chitinophaga sancti genome carries:
- a CDS encoding McrB family protein, producing the protein MNQTNIKAFVEQYSTFKTSEAYKQRMAQKTIVPVFRAIIWEVLKNEMLTNQHLTDLIQIFKFNCSNENFDNKLGALIADESVRKKLSEQAYKIGESGYTNAGKTGISGLSSKQLLVIRQFLLDAYKIKSKQDAIDLCNAFDNKNIPQVKKGIYSPWLYYINPEMFPIVNNSHQNFKKWLGLSNYYPTSIQEYHEINSLIQETDFGGLDYFAHHLSKDGKLNLRRVHYLNGSRLYKISHGVFVKRTDFVKSGIIKVLEQNNWISLSRYTGKGAGEAFEHDLKIGDFVYLCYGGDKMIAVAKVISDAKPFNDEYAALLGDEEEEWIYREIEPLYFPVDSNISGLKSFRSQTMPSGNSTFWEIKPGDLDYLNENLFIPKMNLEFLKSKDETSESNGDERDDQNFKIMFLNTILFGPPGTGKTFHSVSHSVAIVENKGIDSILAEDREEVKRRFDLYTKDGQIVFCTFHQSMNYEDFIEGIKPIEPTSEGEQLYYAVEDGIFKKICTEASFSYVRKTANAETEKVLDFSAEYDNFLDSINEQFSKGKKIELPTRSGGKLTVEGVSDRNNIWVRHIDGNRPYTVSKRRLAKLSQAFPALNDVTNINKQFRTEIGGSNSSAYWSILNAIRKRSSDLNDKSNNTIVGKEYSYEDKKEIIESLTAENYNVENQKRFVLIIDEINRGNVSNIFGELITLIEDDKRLGKDEALKAKLPYSKDSFGVPPNIYIIGTMNTADRSIEALDTALRRRFSFVPKMPEESTLGLTTDGIDLSKILQTINTRLRVLKDNDHTIGHAWFWNVTDIKGLKKIYDNKILPLLQEYFYNDYEKLGLVLGDAFFKKQMQINSNIFASFSGGNSLAGQYDQSWQFELKSGVELSIADFKSLEIQINTLLFDEDE
- a CDS encoding McrC family protein, which translates into the protein MNKPIQVFEHKQLLIGEHGFTRGHWEAMGWYNETHGSCFFTLTPKGVRFNQYVGVIQVGNITIEILPKISQAVEKGEKAIWQKVLIDMLQECRWMQVYAHEKASLRFKPNSILEAYLEMFVQGCEEIMKMGLVKKYRRIEKNCTALKGKLLFNSQIQQNLVHKERFYTRHQIFDKENIFNQLLLKALKLVPIISNSSFLKDRVYNLLLSFPELEDIKVLPSTFDKLVFSRKTDYYKGTIEIAAMLLLNYRPDINTGQNFVLAILFDMNDLWEEYIYRQLFKNKPAGWVIKSQNSKGFWQLKKSNSVKTIRPDIIIHNTTNDFKVVLDTKWKLPDNNIPADADLKQMFVYNEYWQGKKAFLVYPSALYTNEPIYYEGTYMKKLKRLPTHDCGVMKIAVLDKTNQKLDMTIGRRINMFLKKEILK